From the Bacillus horti genome, the window CTTTTTCTCATCTGGATCAACAGATGGTACGGACGAAAGCAATGCCTTAGTATAAGGATGCTTAGGCTGTTCATAAAGCTGATCCTTATCGGCTAATTCAATTAAGCGACCAAGGTACATGACCCCTACACGGTCTGAAATATGCTTAACAACACTTAGGTCGTGAGCAATAAAAATATAAGTAAGCTGAAATTCCCTTTGTAAATCCTGCATAAGATTAAGCACCTGAGATTGAATGGAAACATCTAAAGCCGACACCGGTTCATCGGCAACAATTAGTTTAGGGTGCACAGTCAAAGCTCTAGCAATTCCAATTCGTTGACGTTGGCCTCCACTGAATTGATGTGGATATCTCTTCGCATGAAAGCTGTTTAATCCCACAACCTCAAGCATTTCGTGAACTTTCCTCCGTCTCTCTTTCACAGAGCCTACTCCATGCACAATTAAAGGTTCAGCTAGAATTTTCTCAATGGTGTGTCTTGGATTAAGTGAAGCATAAGGATCCTGAAACACAATTTGCATATCCCTTCTTAATTTACGCAAAGATTGTTCATTTAGACTTGTGATTTCTGTCCCTTCAAAGTAAACTTGTCCTTCAGTCGGCTCTATTAGCCTTAATATAGACCGTCCTGTGGTCGATTTCCCACAGCCACTCTCCCCTACTAGTCCAAGCACTTCACCTGGATAAACAGCAAAAGAAACATCATCAACAGCCTTCACTTGTCCTATCGTTCTTCCAAGAACACCGCCTTTGATGGGAAAGTACTTCTTTAAATTTTTTACTTCTAATAATGCTTGTGCTTCAGCCAACCTGAATCCCCCCGATATCCTGATGTAATAAGCACCTACACATATGTGAAGGTGTTAGCTCAATTAAGGACGGCTCCTGAATTCTACAGATATCCATAACTGCTTCACAACGTGGTGCGAATCTACAGCCTTGAGAAAGTGAACCAGGCTTAGGAACATTTCCTGGTATTGAATAGAGCCTTTGCTGTTTTTCAGCTAGCTTAGGTATGGATTTAATAAGCCCTTTTGTATAAGGATGCTGTGGATCTTTTATAATTGTGCGTACTGACCCTTCCTCAACAATTCTCCCTCCATACATGACAATAACCCTGTCACACACCTCGGTGACCACTCCTAAATCATGAGTAATGAGCATTATAGCTGTACCATGCTCTCTGTTCAAGTCTTTCATTAATTCAAGTATTTGTGCTTGAATGGTTACATCTAATGCTGTTGTGGGCTCATCAGCTATTAATAGCTTGGGCTGACAGGACATAGCCATCGCAATCATTACTCTTTGTCGCATCCCACCAGATAGCTGATGAGGATATTCATCCATGATTTGCTCTGCTCGTGGGATTCCCACTTGTTTAAGCATGGCCAATGCCCGATTAGAGGCTTCTTTTTTGCTAATCTTCCTATGTATCTTTATCATTTCAATGATTTGATTTCCAATCGTATAAACGGGATTTAGAGAGGTCATTGGCTCTTGAAAAATCATAGCAATCTCGTTCCCTCTGATTTTTCTCATCTTTCTTTCACTCAATTGAGCAAGATCGACTTGCTTTTGATTCTGTTCCAGCAGGATTTCACCACCTACTATTTTTCCAGGCGGACTAGGAACTAAGCCCATAATGGAAAGAGAGGTAACACTTTTACCGCAGCCTGACTCTCCTACAATTCCTAGGATTTCTCCTTCACGAACCTGAAAGCTTATCCCTTCTACTGCAGGTATATTCCCATGATCAGAAATAAAATAAGTATGTAAATCATTAACTTGTAAAATGGAGTCTTTAGACAAGAATCTCCCTCCCTCAATGTCGAAATACGTTGAATAATGTCTAAAGATTAATAACAGTTTAAATTTTCTTTATTTATCATGTATTCTATATTTTATTATTAACTCCTTCATTTTTCAACCAAATTTCTGAAAATACTCAATTTACTCAAATTAATCCTATTATTTCTATAAAAATTGATCATTTTGTATATTTTATTCGTGAAAACATTTTCATAAAATAAGAATCAAATGGATAGGAGGGATACAGATGAATATCATCGTTGCAGCAGATTCCTACAAAGGAAGCTTAAGCTCTATTGAAGTAGGAAAAGCTATACGCCGTGGAATGCAACAGGCTCTTCCCGCAGCAAGTATTTCTGTGATTCCTATGGCTGATGGAGGAGAAGGAACTTTAGACGCTTTTCAGTTTTTATTTAAGGGCGAGACTATTTCTTTTTCCTGCCTTGATCCGAGAGGGAAGCAACATCAAGCAACCTATGGTTTGATAAAAGAGAAAAAGCTCGCCATAATTGAAAGCGCTTTAATCGTAGGCTTAACTCACCTGAAGAAATCATCCACCTCCCCACTAGAAACAACCTCTTTTGGTGTAGGACAATGTCTCCTTCACGCCATTGATCATGGTGCTGAAGAAATTATTATAGGCCTGGGAGGCTCAGGAACAAATGATGGTGGGATAGGATTATTGGAGGCTTTAGGAGCTAAATTCTATAGCAAAGGCTCACAGCTTACTCATGTCAAAGCGAGGCATTTAGATGAAATTGATCAAATTGATTTAACCACACTTGATCCGAGAGTGAAGACATGCACGATTACAATCGCTGCAGACGTAGAAAACCCACTCTTTGGAGATCATGGAGCCACTGCTGTATTTGGTCCACAGAAAGGAGTGACGCCAGAGCTACACGATATTTTAGAGAAGGGCATGATAAACTATGCTTCTGTCATTGACCCTTCCGCAAGCTTTTCTAGTTTAAAAGGAGCAGGAGCTGCTGGAGGACTTGGCTTTGCCTTGTTGCTACTAAACGCATCTATACGATCTGGCGCTGAATTGCTTTATGATTATTTACATCTTGAAGAGAAACTGCAGCAGGCAGATTTATTGATTTCTGGAGAAGGAAAAACAGATGAACAAACCATGTATGGAAAAGCTCCTTTTTTTCTAGCTCAAAAAGCTAAACAGGTAGACGTTCCCGTCATCTTTATCTCTGGTAGCCTTGGATCAGGTCTAGAACAGCTTAGCACTTCTGTTGACGCCTGCTTTTCTATTGTACCTAAGCCTGCAACGCTAGAGGAATCAATGAACAAAGCAGCTCTATGGGTGGAAGACACAGCTTATCAAATTGGAAAAGTACTTTCCATTCAGCAAAAATAAAAGCAATGAAAGTGAGGAGGAATCATTATGGTTGAGGGACCACTCTTAATTCTTGTTTTAGTTCTTACAATTGTTTTTATCATATGGGGGACATCAAAACTAAAGATTCATCCTTTCCTTGTCCTTTTAACAGCCACGTTTCTAGTTGGCTTTCTATCAGGTATGCCTTTTTCCACTATTGTTGAATCCATCAATGGTGGCTTCGGTGGATTAATGACAGGCATTGGTTTAGTGATTGTTCTCGGCACAATTATTGGCGTGATCCTAGAAAAATCTGGAGCTGCTTTAAAAATGGCTGAGATCATCATTCGAATTATTGGGGAAAAACATCCACAGCTAGCCATGTCTTTAATCGGAGCTCTAGTAAGCATTCCTGTATTCTGTGATTCGGGCTATGTGATCTTATCCAGCTTAAAAAAGGCAATGGCTAAAAAAGCAAATGTTGCCCTTGCATCAATGTCAATCGCTTTGGGAACTGGTCTTTATGCTACTCATACTCTTGTTCCACCTACTCCTGGCCCAATTGCAGCAGCAGGTAATATAGGGGTATCAGATTACCTTGGATTGGTGATTATGGTCGGAATTGTAGTTGCTATTGTAGCCATGACCGTTGGCTTTATTTGGGCAAAAACAATAGCTTCAAAGATCAGAATTGAAGGAGAAGATGACCATATTTCGTACGAAGACGTATTAAAGCAATTTGGAAAGCTCCCTTCTGCCTGGAAATCCTTCGCTCCCTTAGTAGTACCTATTTTCCTTATAGGATTATCTTCTATTGTCTCTGTAGCTAACTATGAAGGGTTCGGCTCTTCATTCATTGTTTTCCTTGGTTCTCCAACAGTTGCTCTTTTTATTGGTCTTCTTTTCTCTTTGTTACTACTGCCTAGCTTTCAATCTAAGCAATTAAATACTTTTGTAAGTGAAGGTATTCAGCATGCTGCTCCTATTTTACTTATTACTGGAGCTGGGGGCGCCTTAGGGCGTGCATTGTCAAACACATCATTATCTGATTTGATTCAAGGTATTAGCGAAACGGAAATGCTGACTGGTGCATTTTTCTTGCTCATTCCGTTTCTTATTGCCGCTGGCTTAAAAACAGCACAGGGTTCAACAACAGCCGCTCTCGTTGTTACGTCTGCTCTTGTCGCTCCGTTGCTTCCTAATTTCGGCATTGAAACACCTTTGCAGCTTGCACTGGTTGTGATGGCTATAGGAGCTGGTGGAATGACCGTTTCTCACGCAAACGACAGCTACTTTTGGGTAGTGACTCAATTCAGCGGAATGCAGGTTAAGGATGCATATAAGGCACATACAATGGCTACTCTACTACAGGGAATTGCCGCTTTTCTAACAACATTTGTCTTGTATCTCTTATTCGTCTAGATATAAACTACTAATAGGGTATCTACCGGGGCATCCCTCTGCATAAGCAGATGGGATGCTTTTATATCACACTGTTGTATAAAAAAGGAGAGCTTGCTGATGAAGCTATCACCTGAATTGGCTCAGGAAATGGTACATAAAACGATTCCGATTATCGGAACAAATATTAATATCATGAATGAAGAAGCCAAAATCATAGGTTCTGGTCAAGCAGATCGACTTTTTCAATATCATGATGGTGCAGCCCAAGCTATTAGGCAACAAAAAACGATTGAAATCTATGCTACGGACAATATTCCTGTTGGCACGAAGCCAGGTATAAATATGCCTATTGCGTTTCAAGGCAGAATTATTGGAGTAGTAGGGATTACAGGACATCCACATGAATATAGGCAGTTTGCCCAAATGGTCAAGGTTTATGTGGAAATGCTGGTTGAACAGAATGATTTATTGCAGCATATTCAGGGAGAGTCAAAGGCCAAGGATTTGTTACTTTTAGATTTTGTTCAAGGGAGGTTTCAAGATGAGATTGAGCTACAAAATGCTTCTGAAAGAGCAAACGTGCTACAGCTAAATTTATCTCCCCCCTTTATGCTCATTCTTTTAGAGGTGTCTCTCCCACACTCAAATAGAAATCAGGCAAGGTCTTCTGTGGTTGACCAAACCGCTAGAATCGCCCATTTTATGCAGCAATATATAGGAAAAAAAGCACATGCTAGATGGATATCACACATTCAGTCTCAGCTCTTTTTAATATTATTTGACCCCGCAAAGCTTTCTAGCTATCCTTCTCCATGGGTAGAACTGAAGGAGGAAATAACTCAATTGTTAAATATATGGCTCGAGGAGCTACCTGCAATAGAAGGAATGAGCACATCTATAGGAGTAAGTGGCCTTATTCCATACCTTTCTCACATTCATGCTGCATATGCCGACGCACAATTTGCTCTTACGGCAGGAAAGCATCGCAATAGATCACTTTTGTTTTTTGATGATATTGGCCTAATGGAGCTATTATATGCTCTACCTACACAATTAAAAAAAGAATACGCTGAAAGAACGATAGGACCTGTCATGGATAAAGAGAAATGGATAGCTTCCTTTGAAGCGTTCATTGAGAATAATTTGAATGTTTCACATGCTGCTTCTCAGCTTAGTATTCAAAGATCAACCCTATTGAATCATTTAAAACAAATTTACATACATACAGAAAAAGACCCCACCAACTTTAAACAGTTGGTAGAGCTTTATTTAGCTTATATCTTTCACACAGAAGAAGAATTAGGGTAAAGAGTGTGCTTGGCTAGTGTCCTTATCCTTCTTCTCTCTTTTCACCCAATCAAACGTGATAAAACAAATTAGACCAATTCCACATATTAGTATCATACTATAGAACATGATTTGAACGTTGTATGCCTCGAACAAAAAGCCACCAATTAATGGACCGAGCATTCTTCCACCAGTAGCAGCACTTCCAACAACCCCTTGATAAAAGCCCACCTTATGCTTCGGAGCAAGCTCTTGCGCGGCGGTTGGAACAGCTGGCCAAATGAAAATCTCACCAATGGTCATAATAATCATGGCCATAAGGAAGCCAGAATAGATTTCTGTCTGACTTAAGATATATAAAGAAATAAAGAATAGGACAATACCTGTAAGTAGCTGAGATTTTACAGTTGGTAATACTTTCTCAGTTAAAAAAGACGTGAAAGGCTGAGCGAGTAAAATCAGTCCCCCATTAATAGTCCAAAGTAGGCTGTAGGAGGATAAGGACATTCCTAAACCTTGCATGTGTACAGAGACACTTGTTTGCCACTGTACATACGTAATCCAACACGCTAAGAAACCAAAGCTAATAATACCTAGAGATATAAGACCACGTCTTTGTAAAATGCGTTGGGTTTGGTCTATGGCGTTTTCCCCGTTGTCCTGTCCGATTCCCTTCATTTCGGCTCTAGGCTGGACAGCTATTCGCTCGTTAATACCAAACCAAATAATAGCTAGAAACAACAAGTAAAATAGTCCGTTTACAAAAAATACTATGGTAAAAGAGAATTGCGCTACCAAACCACCGATTGCTGATCCAATAGCTACCCCAACATTTTGAAAGACGTAGATCACATTGAAGGTCTTTCTTCCTCCTTCTGGCCACACACCACCTGCCATGGCATACATGGAAGGAAAAACAAGTCCATTACTAAACCCTAATAAAATCATAATTCCAACATAAACCAAAAAGTGATGGAATAGGGCTAGACAGAATACAGAACCAGTGGCTAGTATGATTCCATATAGAATGGTTTTCTTCCCGCCATAGCGATCATACAAAAAGCCTCCTAGCAAATTACCAATAACACCTGCACCAGCATGGAGCATAAGCACAAAACCAGCCGTAGACATCGTCTGACTCAGCTCTTGCGTCATATAAATAGAATTAAGAGGCCACAGAAAAGAAGCCCCAGTTATATTAATTAGCATACCTAAAGCAAGAATCCATAGGGCTTTAGGATATTCAGGAATCAGCTTCATCTTTTTTCTCCTTAGTCTTGAACATCTATTCTTGTATGAAATATAAGCTCTTGATTCCCGGCAAACTCATTTTCATAAATGTTTTGATACCTAGCTAAATAATACAGGACGCGTGAAGCATAATGTCTAGTTTCTCCGAAGGGAATTTGGTCTAATCTGTGCTCTGTTCCGTCCCAAACTCCTTCACTTAACCAACGATCAACATGCCCTTGTCCAGCATTATAGGCTACGA encodes:
- a CDS encoding ABC transporter ATP-binding protein, with the protein product MAEAQALLEVKNLKKYFPIKGGVLGRTIGQVKAVDDVSFAVYPGEVLGLVGESGCGKSTTGRSILRLIEPTEGQVYFEGTEITSLNEQSLRKLRRDMQIVFQDPYASLNPRHTIEKILAEPLIVHGVGSVKERRRKVHEMLEVVGLNSFHAKRYPHQFSGGQRQRIGIARALTVHPKLIVADEPVSALDVSIQSQVLNLMQDLQREFQLTYIFIAHDLSVVKHISDRVGVMYLGRLIELADKDQLYEQPKHPYTKALLSSVPSVDPDEKKDRIVLKGDVPSPASPPPGCAFHTRCPDCMEICKIERPEFKQTSDGHSVACHLY
- a CDS encoding ABC transporter ATP-binding protein, yielding MSKDSILQVNDLHTYFISDHGNIPAVEGISFQVREGEILGIVGESGCGKSVTSLSIMGLVPSPPGKIVGGEILLEQNQKQVDLAQLSERKMRKIRGNEIAMIFQEPMTSLNPVYTIGNQIIEMIKIHRKISKKEASNRALAMLKQVGIPRAEQIMDEYPHQLSGGMRQRVMIAMAMSCQPKLLIADEPTTALDVTIQAQILELMKDLNREHGTAIMLITHDLGVVTEVCDRVIVMYGGRIVEEGSVRTIIKDPQHPYTKGLIKSIPKLAEKQQRLYSIPGNVPKPGSLSQGCRFAPRCEAVMDICRIQEPSLIELTPSHMCRCLLHQDIGGIQVG
- a CDS encoding glycerate kinase; amino-acid sequence: MNIIVAADSYKGSLSSIEVGKAIRRGMQQALPAASISVIPMADGGEGTLDAFQFLFKGETISFSCLDPRGKQHQATYGLIKEKKLAIIESALIVGLTHLKKSSTSPLETTSFGVGQCLLHAIDHGAEEIIIGLGGSGTNDGGIGLLEALGAKFYSKGSQLTHVKARHLDEIDQIDLTTLDPRVKTCTITIAADVENPLFGDHGATAVFGPQKGVTPELHDILEKGMINYASVIDPSASFSSLKGAGAAGGLGFALLLLNASIRSGAELLYDYLHLEEKLQQADLLISGEGKTDEQTMYGKAPFFLAQKAKQVDVPVIFISGSLGSGLEQLSTSVDACFSIVPKPATLEESMNKAALWVEDTAYQIGKVLSIQQK
- a CDS encoding GntP family permease, which codes for MVEGPLLILVLVLTIVFIIWGTSKLKIHPFLVLLTATFLVGFLSGMPFSTIVESINGGFGGLMTGIGLVIVLGTIIGVILEKSGAALKMAEIIIRIIGEKHPQLAMSLIGALVSIPVFCDSGYVILSSLKKAMAKKANVALASMSIALGTGLYATHTLVPPTPGPIAAAGNIGVSDYLGLVIMVGIVVAIVAMTVGFIWAKTIASKIRIEGEDDHISYEDVLKQFGKLPSAWKSFAPLVVPIFLIGLSSIVSVANYEGFGSSFIVFLGSPTVALFIGLLFSLLLLPSFQSKQLNTFVSEGIQHAAPILLITGAGGALGRALSNTSLSDLIQGISETEMLTGAFFLLIPFLIAAGLKTAQGSTTAALVVTSALVAPLLPNFGIETPLQLALVVMAIGAGGMTVSHANDSYFWVVTQFSGMQVKDAYKAHTMATLLQGIAAFLTTFVLYLLFV
- a CDS encoding CdaR family transcriptional regulator produces the protein MKLSPELAQEMVHKTIPIIGTNINIMNEEAKIIGSGQADRLFQYHDGAAQAIRQQKTIEIYATDNIPVGTKPGINMPIAFQGRIIGVVGITGHPHEYRQFAQMVKVYVEMLVEQNDLLQHIQGESKAKDLLLLDFVQGRFQDEIELQNASERANVLQLNLSPPFMLILLEVSLPHSNRNQARSSVVDQTARIAHFMQQYIGKKAHARWISHIQSQLFLILFDPAKLSSYPSPWVELKEEITQLLNIWLEELPAIEGMSTSIGVSGLIPYLSHIHAAYADAQFALTAGKHRNRSLLFFDDIGLMELLYALPTQLKKEYAERTIGPVMDKEKWIASFEAFIENNLNVSHAASQLSIQRSTLLNHLKQIYIHTEKDPTNFKQLVELYLAYIFHTEEELG
- a CDS encoding MDR family MFS transporter is translated as MKLIPEYPKALWILALGMLINITGASFLWPLNSIYMTQELSQTMSTAGFVLMLHAGAGVIGNLLGGFLYDRYGGKKTILYGIILATGSVFCLALFHHFLVYVGIMILLGFSNGLVFPSMYAMAGGVWPEGGRKTFNVIYVFQNVGVAIGSAIGGLVAQFSFTIVFFVNGLFYLLFLAIIWFGINERIAVQPRAEMKGIGQDNGENAIDQTQRILQRRGLISLGIISFGFLACWITYVQWQTSVSVHMQGLGMSLSSYSLLWTINGGLILLAQPFTSFLTEKVLPTVKSQLLTGIVLFFISLYILSQTEIYSGFLMAMIIMTIGEIFIWPAVPTAAQELAPKHKVGFYQGVVGSAATGGRMLGPLIGGFLFEAYNVQIMFYSMILICGIGLICFITFDWVKREKKDKDTSQAHSLP